Proteins from one [Limnothrix rosea] IAM M-220 genomic window:
- the ftsH gene encoding ATP-dependent zinc metalloprotease FtsH codes for MSFTFKQGQSNRSRRFKWRASMLGLLLGQALLLGAPAIAQNTEEEQGLTYGELLGKVERERVEKFVLDPETNTATVTLKGQTEEEAETIQLLNNNQELLDALKDNNVDFEVVPSQDNSVAIALFTNLLLIFVLVGGLAMIIRRSANAQNNAMSFGKSRARFQMEADTGVMFDDVAGVEEAKEELTEVVTFLKEPNKFTAIGATIPRGMLLIGPPGTGKTLLAKAIAGEAGVPFFSISGSEFVEMFVGVGASRVRDLFRKAQENAPCLVFIDEIDAVGRQRGAGIGGGNDEREQTLNQLLTEMDGFETNSGVIVIAATNRPDVLDKALLRPGRFDRQVTVDYPDHNGRLAILEVHARDKKVDDNIDLKVVSRRTPGFSGADLANLLNEAAILAVRRRKETISMPEINEAIDRVIVGMEGNPVADSKKKRLVAYHEVGHALIATLNPNHDPLAKVTLIPRGRTLGTAWYLPDEELGLESRKQILAVIESALGGRAAEDVIFGADEVTNGASQDIQQVTKLARRMVTKLGMSELGQFALEGNTGEVFLRNDWTTQRPDYSEKIAGAIDEEIRKIVFEAYENAKQIIRENRNLLDKIVDQLIEQETIEGDEFRRIVAEATNSKVVLEKQAIAS; via the coding sequence ATGTCCTTTACCTTTAAGCAAGGCCAATCTAATCGTTCTCGACGGTTTAAGTGGCGGGCTAGTATGCTCGGACTACTTTTAGGTCAGGCTCTTCTGCTCGGTGCACCGGCGATCGCCCAAAATACGGAAGAAGAACAGGGTTTAACCTATGGTGAGTTGCTCGGCAAGGTAGAGCGAGAGCGGGTGGAAAAATTTGTGCTTGATCCGGAGACAAATACAGCGACGGTGACGCTGAAGGGTCAAACAGAAGAAGAGGCAGAAACAATTCAACTGCTCAATAATAATCAAGAACTATTAGACGCGCTCAAGGACAACAACGTTGATTTTGAGGTAGTACCCTCCCAAGATAATTCGGTGGCGATCGCCCTTTTTACTAATTTACTTTTAATCTTTGTGCTGGTGGGTGGTCTGGCGATGATTATCCGTCGTTCTGCGAATGCCCAAAATAATGCCATGAGTTTCGGCAAATCTCGGGCAAGATTTCAGATGGAAGCGGATACGGGTGTCATGTTTGACGATGTGGCAGGGGTTGAGGAGGCCAAGGAAGAGCTGACCGAAGTGGTGACTTTCCTCAAAGAACCCAATAAATTTACGGCGATCGGTGCAACGATTCCCCGCGGCATGCTCCTGATTGGCCCTCCCGGTACGGGTAAAACGCTCCTCGCTAAGGCGATCGCCGGAGAGGCAGGCGTGCCATTTTTCAGTATTTCTGGCTCCGAATTTGTCGAAATGTTTGTCGGCGTTGGTGCATCACGGGTACGAGACTTATTCCGAAAAGCCCAAGAAAACGCCCCTTGTTTGGTGTTTATCGATGAAATTGATGCCGTTGGTCGCCAGCGGGGTGCGGGCATTGGCGGTGGCAACGATGAGCGCGAACAGACCTTAAACCAGCTCCTGACAGAAATGGATGGTTTTGAAACCAACTCTGGCGTAATCGTGATTGCCGCGACAAACCGTCCTGATGTCTTGGATAAAGCGCTTCTACGCCCCGGTCGCTTTGATCGTCAAGTAACGGTGGATTACCCCGATCACAATGGTCGTTTGGCAATTCTTGAGGTTCATGCCCGCGACAAAAAGGTTGATGACAATATCGATCTCAAGGTTGTTTCCCGCCGTACACCGGGTTTCTCTGGCGCAGATTTGGCAAATTTATTAAATGAAGCGGCAATTCTGGCAGTCCGTCGTCGCAAAGAAACCATTTCCATGCCAGAAATTAATGAGGCGATCGACCGCGTGATTGTGGGGATGGAAGGGAATCCCGTTGCCGACAGTAAGAAAAAACGCTTAGTTGCCTATCACGAAGTCGGTCATGCTCTCATCGCAACTCTTAATCCGAACCATGATCCACTGGCAAAGGTGACGCTGATTCCCCGGGGACGTACTCTCGGAACTGCTTGGTATTTGCCCGATGAGGAATTGGGTTTAGAGAGCCGTAAGCAGATTTTGGCCGTCATCGAGTCAGCGTTGGGTGGCCGTGCTGCGGAAGATGTGATTTTCGGGGCGGATGAGGTAACGAACGGTGCTAGCCAAGATATCCAGCAGGTGACTAAGTTAGCGCGGCGTATGGTAACCAAACTGGGGATGTCTGAGCTGGGTCAATTTGCCCTAGAGGGTAATACTGGTGAGGTTTTTCTACGCAATGACTGGACAACCCAACGACCTGATTATTCCGAAAAAATTGCTGGGGCGATCGACGAGGAAATTCGCAAAATTGTTTTTGAAGCCTACGAAAATGCGAAGCAAATTATCCGAGAAAATCGCAACCTCCTCGACAAAATTGTCGATCAGCTCATTGAGCAGGAAACTATTGAGGGTGACGAATTCCGTCGCATCGTCGCTGAGGCAACTAATTCAAAGGTAGTTCTGGAAAAACAGGCGATCGCCTCCTAA
- the yidD gene encoding membrane protein insertion efficiency factor YidD, which produces MKKIALGLIHGYRVLISPLLPPSCRFQPTCSQYALDAVELYGVWRGGWLAMKRILRCHPFAEGGYDPVPHNCCEHHQSPD; this is translated from the coding sequence ATGAAAAAAATTGCACTGGGTCTCATTCACGGCTATCGTGTGCTAATTTCACCGCTATTGCCGCCAAGTTGCCGGTTTCAGCCCACCTGCTCCCAATATGCCTTGGATGCGGTTGAGTTGTACGGTGTTTGGCGTGGTGGCTGGTTAGCGATGAAGCGCATTTTACGCTGCCATCCCTTTGCCGAGGGTGGCTATGACCCAGTGCCCCATAATTGTTGTGAGCATCACCAGTCACCCGACTAA
- a CDS encoding alpha/beta fold hydrolase has protein sequence MTITATEVTTDKTWQWRGFNINYRSCGNQGTPVVMIHGFGASVGHWRKNLPVLGEHYRCFAIDLLGFGKSAKPAPYTEADYTFDTWAAQIQAFCEEVIGEPAFLIANSIGCVAAMQTAVTYPQWVKGVVSLNFSLRLFHERNLAKSPFYQRWGVPVFQKILTGTPLGKLFFRQIARPQAIRNVLSQAYNDQSAITDELIDILLTPAKDKGAVDVFLAFISYSQGALPDDLLPLLPCPAVVMWGTEDPWEPIALGQKMVEQYPEIEFMRLEGAGHCPQDEAPDMVNAQVMRWLAAQEA, from the coding sequence ATGACCATCACTGCGACAGAAGTAACAACCGACAAAACATGGCAATGGCGAGGCTTTAACATCAACTATCGCTCTTGTGGCAACCAAGGTACGCCCGTCGTCATGATTCACGGCTTCGGTGCATCCGTCGGACATTGGCGCAAGAACCTACCCGTTTTAGGCGAACATTACCGCTGCTTTGCCATTGACTTATTGGGTTTCGGCAAATCCGCCAAACCAGCGCCCTACACAGAAGCAGACTACACCTTCGACACTTGGGCAGCGCAAATCCAAGCATTCTGCGAAGAAGTTATTGGCGAACCAGCTTTTCTTATTGCCAATTCCATTGGTTGTGTTGCCGCCATGCAAACAGCCGTCACCTATCCGCAATGGGTTAAAGGTGTTGTCTCTCTGAATTTTTCCCTGCGCCTTTTCCACGAACGAAATTTAGCAAAATCTCCTTTTTATCAGCGTTGGGGCGTACCTGTCTTCCAAAAAATTCTTACAGGCACACCCTTGGGTAAACTTTTTTTCCGACAAATTGCCCGCCCGCAAGCCATTCGGAACGTTTTGTCCCAGGCCTACAATGATCAATCTGCCATCACTGACGAACTGATCGATATCCTCCTAACTCCAGCGAAAGACAAAGGAGCAGTCGATGTTTTCCTTGCTTTTATCAGTTATTCCCAAGGGGCGCTCCCAGATGATTTGTTGCCGTTACTGCCCTGCCCGGCAGTCGTGATGTGGGGCACAGAAGATCCGTGGGAGCCGATCGCCCTCGGTCAAAAAATGGTGGAGCAGTACCCTGAAATTGAGTTTATGCGCCTCGAAGGAGCGGGTCACTGTCCCCAAGATGAAGCACCAGACATGGTTAATGCACAGGTCATGCGCTGGCTCGCAGCCCAAGAAGCCTAA